DNA from Candidatus Binataceae bacterium:
CGCGCGCTCGCGCGCGGCGCTCCCCGACGACAGCTTCGCGCTGCAGCGCATCGCCGCGCCTGCCGGCGCCGAAGGCGCCGGCAGGCGCGGCGATGCGCTCGTCGTCGCAGGCGCCTCGGCGCGCGCCGTGCTCCACGGCGCGTACGACCTGCTCGGGCGCCTCGGCGCGCGTTTCGCGCTCGGCCGCGCACCCGCGCTGCCGCGCGTCGTGTGGGCCCAACTCGAGGCGCTCGGGCCGTACCGCGTCACGCCGGCCTTCAGCAGGCGCGCCTTCGCCTCGGACATCATGACCTGGCACTACGAGGACCCTGCGCGGCTTCAGACGCATCTCGCACACGATCGCGACTTCGCCGCGTGGATGGGGCATCGAGGCATCAACGCGTTCGAATATATCCGCCACGGGCAGGACACGCGGCTCAAGATCGACGAAGTCGCGCCAATGCTCGCCATGCGCGGCATCGAGCCTGGGTATGGCGGCCATATGCTGCCGCTTTTGCTTCCGCGCGACCAGTTCGCGGCGCATCCCGAGTATTTTCCCTGTGGAGACGACGGGCGAAGGACAGAGCGCGGCAACCTGTGTGTGTCGAGCGGCGGGGCGCTCGAGTTGGTGCGCGCGGGCGCGGTCGACATGGTGCGTCAGAACCCCGAGATGGCGATACTGCATATCTGGGGTGCGGACGTGCGGGGCGGAGCGTGGTGCCGCTGCGGCGGATGTGCAGCGATGTCGCCGCAGCTTCAATATATGAGGGTGGTGAACGAAGTCGCGGCAGCGCTCGCGGGCGAAGGCGAGTCCGCGCCGCCTGCCGCCTATCTCGCTTACCACGACACGCTGGAGCCGGATCCCGCGCTGCGTCCGCTCGACAATGTATGGTTCGAATGGGCGCCGCGCGAACGATGCTATCGTCACGCGATCGACGATCCGGCCTGCACGGTGAATCCGCTTTACCGGGAGTCGCTCGAACGTTACCTGGATTTGTTCGACGGGCGCGGTCACGTCTTCGAGTACTACGCCGACGCGATTTTGTTCGGCGGGATGGGTTTTGGGATGCCGTCAACGGTCGTGCGCGACCTTAACGCGTATCATCGGATGGGCCTGCGTAGCATCTCGTGCCTGACATTCGGCGCGTTCAGCGCGCTCGCCTATCCGGTCAACCTCGAGACCTTCGCGCGCGCGACGTGCTTCCTGGGCATCGATTCCGGCGCGGCCCTGGACGAGACCGCGGCGGCGCGGCATCCCGGATGCGGAGCGGCGATGGCGCAGGCCTATAGCGCGGTAGCGCGGGCTTCGGCGTTGGCGCTCACGTACGGCGACGTCATGCTTCCACCCGCAGAACCCGCGGGAGCGGCCGAGAGGCGAGCGCGCCTGCTCGAGGCGGCAGCGCAGATGCGCATCGGGGTGGCCGCGGCACAGGCGATAGTCTCGGGAGCGGCGGGTGCGCCGGCCGATGCGACAGCGAGAGTGGAGGTTGGCGCGGAGCGCGATTTATGGGAATACAGCGCTGAGACGCTGGAAGGCATGGCCGGGTGGCTAAAGGCGCGGACGCTGACCGGCGCGGAGCGCCGCGCGACGGGCG
Protein-coding regions in this window:
- a CDS encoding DUF4838 domain-containing protein, giving the protein ARSRAALPDDSFALQRIAAPAGAEGAGRRGDALVVAGASARAVLHGAYDLLGRLGARFALGRAPALPRVVWAQLEALGPYRVTPAFSRRAFASDIMTWHYEDPARLQTHLAHDRDFAAWMGHRGINAFEYIRHGQDTRLKIDEVAPMLAMRGIEPGYGGHMLPLLLPRDQFAAHPEYFPCGDDGRRTERGNLCVSSGGALELVRAGAVDMVRQNPEMAILHIWGADVRGGAWCRCGGCAAMSPQLQYMRVVNEVAAALAGEGESAPPAAYLAYHDTLEPDPALRPLDNVWFEWAPRERCYRHAIDDPACTVNPLYRESLERYLDLFDGRGHVFEYYADAILFGGMGFGMPSTVVRDLNAYHRMGLRSISCLTFGAFSALAYPVNLETFARATCFLGIDSGAALDETAAARHPGCGAAMAQAYSAVARASALALTYGDVMLPPAEPAGAAERRARLLEAAAQMRIGVAAAQAIVSGAAGAPADATARVEVGAERDLWEYSAETLEGMAGWLKARTLTGAERRATGAQAIERVDRAIRHVWEIDSVRKGTWGTHDLERLHEIWLEKLKRRLD